A single genomic interval of Bradyrhizobium japonicum USDA 6 harbors:
- a CDS encoding quinone oxidoreductase family protein produces the protein MSSADRKTVEARCVRLDAKADNAAAIAPLIERHMLARGPKDLLIEIRAAAVNPSDVKAATGLMPYAVFPRTPGRDYAGVVIDGPADTVGREVFGSSGDLGIRRDGTHASHLVVEADAVVEKPKTVSWEEAAGIGVPFVTAMEGFRRAGIPKPGETVLVFGVNGKVGQAAVQIATWQGARVIGVVRKAEAYEGHANAAIEVIDASATDVATHVRELTGGKGADIVFNTVGDPYFQAAHKSLGLRGRQILIAAIDRIVQFNILEFYRGQHTYVGIDTLGLSSAATGAVLRDLGPGFASGHLKPFPIKPNAVYPLERAKEAYVAVAGSSRDRVILKP, from the coding sequence ATGTCATCAGCCGATCGCAAAACCGTCGAAGCGCGCTGCGTCCGCCTCGATGCCAAGGCCGATAATGCTGCGGCGATCGCGCCGCTGATCGAGCGTCATATGCTCGCGCGCGGTCCGAAGGATCTCCTGATCGAGATAAGGGCCGCCGCCGTCAACCCGTCCGATGTGAAGGCCGCGACCGGGCTGATGCCCTATGCGGTCTTCCCCCGCACGCCCGGCCGCGATTATGCCGGCGTGGTGATTGACGGGCCGGCCGATACGGTCGGCCGCGAGGTGTTCGGCTCCTCCGGCGATCTCGGCATCCGCCGTGACGGCACCCACGCCAGCCATCTCGTCGTCGAAGCCGACGCCGTGGTAGAGAAGCCGAAGACGGTGTCCTGGGAGGAGGCCGCCGGCATCGGCGTGCCCTTCGTCACCGCAATGGAGGGCTTTCGCCGCGCCGGCATTCCGAAGCCCGGCGAAACCGTGCTGGTGTTCGGCGTCAACGGCAAGGTCGGGCAGGCCGCGGTCCAGATCGCGACCTGGCAGGGCGCGCGCGTCATCGGCGTGGTGCGCAAGGCGGAAGCCTATGAGGGCCATGCCAACGCGGCCATCGAGGTGATTGACGCCTCGGCGACCGATGTCGCCACGCACGTGCGCGAACTGACCGGCGGCAAGGGGGCCGACATCGTCTTCAACACGGTCGGCGATCCCTATTTCCAGGCCGCGCACAAGTCGCTCGGATTGCGCGGCCGCCAGATCCTGATCGCCGCAATCGACCGCATCGTGCAGTTCAACATTCTCGAATTCTACCGCGGGCAACACACTTATGTCGGCATCGACACGCTCGGGCTGTCCTCGGCCGCAACCGGCGCCGTGCTGCGCGACCTCGGCCCCGGCTTTGCGAGCGGGCACCTGAAGCCGTTCCCGATCAAGCCGAATGCCGTCTATCCGCTGGAGCGCGCCAAGGAGGCCTATGTCGCCGTCGCCGGTTCGTCGCGGGATCGCGTGATCCTGAAGCCTTGA